Below is a window of Virgibacillus sp. NKC19-3 DNA.
GTAGTCGTTTTCCACATAGTTGGAAAAATAATGGAAAGAAAATTCTAGAGGCATTATGGATCATTACCCCTCCCAGTTTCTAAGGTTTATGAAAATTTCTGTTTAAAGTGTTTAGGGTATCGAATTCATAAATGGTGATTTTTATACATTTGGTGGTTGATGATTCTGGCCATTATTCATTGTAAAAAAAGTCGCTAGTTTTATTGAAAAACCAGCGACTCGATAAATCTAGGAAACATAACATAATAGAAATGTAAGAAATTCGTATACGTAGGGGGACAACTAATCACGATGCGTAACATCGCCTTCTTCATTAAATCCTATGGTTTTAGTGACTTCACTATCTCCATATGTCCCTTATCAATACTGAATAACATTAGCTACAACCACGAAAATTCCACCGATTGCGATAAAAATAAGAATTAAAGGCCATATAAATTTCACCCATTTTTCATAAGGAACACCGGAAGCAGCAAGGTAAGCCATCAACGTACTTCCTGTAGGATAAATCAAATTGGTAAATCCATCTCCCAGTTGAAATGTTAATACTCCAGTTTGTCTTGTAATACCAATCAAATCACCCAATGGTGCAATAATTGGCATGGTTGCAGCTGCCTGTCCAGAACCTGAATTAATAAAAAAGTTAATAATGGTCTGTGTAAAGAATAGACCTAAAACTTGAATCGAATCCGGAAGAAGGATCACTAAATTTGCTAAACCATTAATAACAGAATCAATAATAAGTCCTTCTTCTAGTGCTACAGGAATAGCCCGAGCTACACCAACGATTAATGCGCCCAAGGTAAATGCCTTGGCCCCGCGTATGAACTCTTCTGCAATACGGCTGGGATTTAGGCCTGCACAGATTCCTGCGATCACACCTATAGCAAGAAAAAGCGCAGCAATGTCATTAATATACCAACCTTTGTTTCCTACTCCCCACACAAGCACTCCTAGTCCTACTATTATAGTCATAAGAACGAAATAATGTCTCACTTGAAAATGAGATGTTTCCAGTAATTGGTCATCACTTATTTTCTCACTTTGTTCCATTTCAAACACAATACTTTTCGACGGATCTTTCTTTACCTTACTTGCATATCGAATAATATATAGACTCGATACAATTAAAAGTACAACCCAAACAATAGCTCTTAACCACATACCAGAATAGATAGGGATTTCAGCAATTTCTTGTGCGACCCCGACATTGAACGGATTCATCATTCCCGAAATAAAACCGGAGTATACACCGATAAGAACCATGGATAATCCTGTTATAGCATCATATCCAAGTGACCTTGATAAAGCAATTGCAAGGGGAACCAAAGCCATCCCTTCTACCGTCATTCCAATGGTGAAACCACCGATCGAGAAAAGAACTAAAAGTAAAGGTATAATAAGTATTTCCTTGTTTCCCAGCATTTTTGTTACTTTCCTAACAACAGAATCAAACACTTTCGTAGCTGTTATAATTTGGAAGGCTCCACCAACGACAAATATAAACAATATAATATCACTTGCTTCATTTAATCCTGTTATAAACAAACGAGGGATTTCTACGATATGAATGGGCTGTTGTTCAACATTTTGATATGTACCTTCCTCTACTATTGTATTCCCGGTATTCGGATCTTCCACCCGATCAAATTCACCTGCCGGGATTATATAGGTTAACGCGGCTGCCATTAACACAATAATAAACAATAGCACAAACACATGAGGAACTTTGAATAGCTTTGTCTTGAATTTCTTCATTTTGTTTCTTTCTAATGAATTTTCTCTTACCATTTCACTCTTCGATCCTCCAGTTCAATCAAACGTTAATTTGATTCCTATCAATCTTAAAATTATTTTTATAACATAACCTCATTGTAGAATTTTGTCAACTAAATATATTAATTACGTTATATTATTCGTAGATCATTTACCTTAGTAGAATACACAAAAAAGCGGGTACTCTAATGTATTCGTTTTAGTCACATGAATTCAAACAATAAGAAAAACAAAAATCTGCCTGATATAACCTATCAATGGCAGATTTTTAAAGGTGAAACTTGATTAAAGATACGAAGCAAAATATATTACAGGCTTAAACCCAACGTGTCGTGATCACTTTTTTACGCGTATAAAATTCAACTCCATCTTTTCCATTAGCATGTAAGTCACCATAGAAGGAATCTTTCCAACCGGAAAATGGGAAGAATGCCATCGGTGCCGGAACTCCAATATTAACGCCCAGCATACCTGCATCAATCGTTTCGCGAAATTGACGCACACTGCCCCCATCCCTTGTAAAAAGGCATGAACCGTTCGCAAAAGGGGACTTATTCGTTACATCTATTGCTTCATCCAGATTTTTTACCCGAATAATGGATAACACAGGAGCAAAAATTTCATCCTTCCATATCTTCATATCTGTTGTAACACGATCAAAAATGGTTGGCCCGACGAAATATCCTTTCTCCTGTGCATTACCATCCTCACGTCCATCACGTACTAACGTGGCCCCTTCTTTTTCACCTGTTTCGATGTAATGAAGTGTTCGGTCTTTATGCTGTTCACGGATAACAGGACCTAGGAAGACACCTTCATCAAGCCCGTTACCGATCTTGACCTCATTTGCCTTTTGAACGAGTTGGTCGATAAATTCATCCGCTACAGACTCTTCTACAGCTACTACAGATGCTGCCATACAGCGTTCTCCAGCAGAGCCGAACGCCGCATTCAGAATTTGCGTTGATGCATTATCTATATTCGCATCATTCAGTACAATCGAATGGTTCTTGGCACCGGCTAATGCTTGCACACGTTTCAGATTATCTGTGCCGCGTTTATATACATGTTCGGCAACTGGCTGAGAACCAACAAAGGAAATCGCCGAAACCTGTTTGTGATCGAGTAGGCTATTTACCACTTCATGGGCTCCGTGGACAATATTAAATACACCTTCAGGCAACCCTGCATCTGTCAATAATTCGGCAAGTCGATTAGCCAAAAGGGGCGTGCGTTCAGATGGTTTCAATACAAACGTATTTCCAGTCGCAATGGCCATTGGAAACATCCAACAAGGAACCATCATCGGAAAGTTAAATGGTGTAATACCACCAACTACCCCAATCGGGTAACGATACACACCTGACTCCAACCCTGATGCAATAGAGGGAAGCTGATCTCCCATCATTAAATTAGGTGCACTTGCGGCAAATTCTACATTTTCAATCCCTCGCTGTACTTCCCCTTTGGCTTCCTGCAAGTTCTTTCCGTTTTCAATGGTAATGAGTTCAGCCAGCTCATCCCAGTGTTCAACCAGTAATTGTTGGTATTTAAATAATATACGCGCACGTTTTGGAACTGCTAATTCCTTCCATTCTTGAAATGCCCCATGTGCCACTTGTACTGCATGATCGACATCCTCACTGGATGAAATCGGAACATCTGCGATAACCTCGCCTGTAGCCGGGTTATAAACGGATTCTATCTTCTCACTTTTGGCTTCAATCCATTGGCCTCCGACGAAATTTTTTAGCGTTTTTAGTTCTGTTTGTGGTTGTGTCACAATGAGCCCTCCCTAAATTTTATGAATACGTTGGTATTTTCATATCGTTTAATAATTCACTTGCTCCTTTATATGGCATCTCATGCTCTTCTGCCACTGCCTTATACGTTATAAAGCCATTCATTGTATGAATACCTTTTGAAATAGATTCATCTTCTAAACTTGATTCAACATACCCTTTATTTGCGATACGAAGAACATATGGCAATGTAGCGTTTGTTAATCCTAATGATGATGTTCTTGGTACTGCACCTGGTATATTGGCTACTGCATAATGGACCACCCCATGTTTGATATAAGTGGAATTATCATGCGTCGTTACCCTACCACCAGTTTCGAAAATCCCTCCCTGATCAATGGCAACATCAATAATAACAGACCGATCCGTCATTTCTTTAATCATGTCTTCCGACACCAGTTTTGGTGCCTTGGTCCCGGGAATTAGTACTGCTCCCACAACAAGGTCAGCCTCTTTTACAGATTCTGCAATGTTAAGTGGGTTGGACATAACCGTATTTATTTGATCTCCAAAAAGATTATCCAGTTCTCTTAGCCGTTTGGCGCTGAGATCAATGATCGTCACATCAGCCCCTAAACCAATGGCGATCCTCGCAGCATTTTCTCCAACAACACCACCGCCAATAATCGTTACCTTGCCATGTTTTACACCTGGAATGCCGCTTAACAGAATACCTTTTCCACCTTGTGTCTTTTCTAAGAGCTGGGCTCCAATTTGGGATGCGATTCGCCCTGCAACCTCACTCATCGGTGCCAGCAATGGTAAAGAGCCATCTTTCTCCTGAATTGTTTCATAAGCAATACTGACAACTTTGGAATCTTTTAAGGCTTTTGTTAATGCAGGCTCTGCAGCTAAGTGCAAATATGCAAATAAAATAAGACCTTCATAGAAATAAGCATATTCCTCTGGAAGCGGCTCTTTAACCTTGATGACCATTTCCTGAGACCAGGCTTCTTTCGGCGTTTGAACTAGTGTTGCTCCAGCTTCCTTATATTCTTCATCAGAAAAACCTGAACCAATTCCAGCCTGACTTTCAATAAACACAAGATGCCCTGCCTTGATAAGCGCATATACACCTGCAGGAGAAACGGCTACCCTGTTTTCATTATTTTTTATTTCCCTTGGTACGCCAATTTTCATAACTCAGCCTCCATTATTCAGTAATACTACAACCAAACTTAAATTTATGATTCATTCTCCTTGAACACTTTTTTTATTACGGACAAGATGAAGTCTAAATCTTCATCTGTACTAGACAACGGCGGACATAGTGCAAGTATATTATTATATCCGGCAACGGTATCCCCGTTTCTTCCAATAATCAACCCATTCGCCTTACAATCGCTTATTATTTTCTTGACCCGCCCATCATGTGCTGGCTCTTTTGTCTTCTTATCTTCTACCATTTCTATACCCATTACAAATCCCTGATGTCGAATATCCCCGACGTAGGGATGCGATTCCAGCTCCTTCAGTTCATTTCCCAATCGATCACCTAAAACAGCTGCTCTATTTGTTAAATTTTCCCGTTCCATTATTTCAATATTTTTTAATGCTAAAGCACAGGCTGCTGGATTTCCCCCAAATGTATTCACATGGCGGAAATGACTATTTTCATCATCTGTATTAAATGTTTCATAGATATCTTTGCGAACAGCTGTAACGGATAAAGGCAAATAAGCGCTTGTTAATCCTTTTGCCATCGTAACGATATCCGGTTTTATATCATAGTGCATATGTCCAAACGTTCTTCCTGTCCTTCCAAATCCACAAATCACTTCATCAATAATCAACAAAACACCATATCGATTGCAGATTTCCTGTACCTTTTCCACATATACCGGATCCGGTATTAATACCCCTCCGCCAGTAATCAGTGGTTCCATAATAACAGCAGCGATGGTTTCTTTCTGCT
It encodes the following:
- a CDS encoding CoA-acylating methylmalonate-semialdehyde dehydrogenase, with translation MTQPQTELKTLKNFVGGQWIEAKSEKIESVYNPATGEVIADVPISSSEDVDHAVQVAHGAFQEWKELAVPKRARILFKYQQLLVEHWDELAELITIENGKNLQEAKGEVQRGIENVEFAASAPNLMMGDQLPSIASGLESGVYRYPIGVVGGITPFNFPMMVPCWMFPMAIATGNTFVLKPSERTPLLANRLAELLTDAGLPEGVFNIVHGAHEVVNSLLDHKQVSAISFVGSQPVAEHVYKRGTDNLKRVQALAGAKNHSIVLNDANIDNASTQILNAAFGSAGERCMAASVVAVEESVADEFIDQLVQKANEVKIGNGLDEGVFLGPVIREQHKDRTLHYIETGEKEGATLVRDGREDGNAQEKGYFVGPTIFDRVTTDMKIWKDEIFAPVLSIIRVKNLDEAIDVTNKSPFANGSCLFTRDGGSVRQFRETIDAGMLGVNIGVPAPMAFFPFSGWKDSFYGDLHANGKDGVEFYTRKKVITTRWV
- a CDS encoding aspartate aminotransferase family protein, with protein sequence MKSVKEETQSLLAKDQANIWHHISKYDENTHPMIAKEAKGSWITDHNGNQYLDGMSGLWCVNVGYGREELAQAAYDQLKEMSYTSMTQSHLPGIKLAEKLNDMLDEDYMIFYSNSGSDANEVSFKIARQYHQQNGDASRYKFISRYRAYHGGSLGALAATGQSLRKYKYEPLTSGFLHVAPPDNYRRPQGQSVEAYNLQKAEEIEEKIIWEQKETIAAVIMEPLITGGGVLIPDPVYVEKVQEICNRYGVLLIIDEVICGFGRTGRTFGHMHYDIKPDIVTMAKGLTSAYLPLSVTAVRKDIYETFNTDDENSHFRHVNTFGGNPAACALALKNIEIMERENLTNRAAVLGDRLGNELKELESHPYVGDIRHQGFVMGIEMVEDKKTKEPAHDGRVKKIISDCKANGLIIGRNGDTVAGYNNILALCPPLSSTDEDLDFILSVIKKVFKENES
- the ald gene encoding alanine dehydrogenase, with the translated sequence MKIGVPREIKNNENRVAVSPAGVYALIKAGHLVFIESQAGIGSGFSDEEYKEAGATLVQTPKEAWSQEMVIKVKEPLPEEYAYFYEGLILFAYLHLAAEPALTKALKDSKVVSIAYETIQEKDGSLPLLAPMSEVAGRIASQIGAQLLEKTQGGKGILLSGIPGVKHGKVTIIGGGVVGENAARIAIGLGADVTIIDLSAKRLRELDNLFGDQINTVMSNPLNIAESVKEADLVVGAVLIPGTKAPKLVSEDMIKEMTDRSVIIDVAIDQGGIFETGGRVTTHDNSTYIKHGVVHYAVANIPGAVPRTSSLGLTNATLPYVLRIANKGYVESSLEDESISKGIHTMNGFITYKAVAEEHEMPYKGASELLNDMKIPTYS
- a CDS encoding YfcC family protein; amino-acid sequence: MKKFKTKLFKVPHVFVLLFIIVLMAAALTYIIPAGEFDRVEDPNTGNTIVEEGTYQNVEQQPIHIVEIPRLFITGLNEASDIILFIFVVGGAFQIITATKVFDSVVRKVTKMLGNKEILIIPLLLVLFSIGGFTIGMTVEGMALVPLAIALSRSLGYDAITGLSMVLIGVYSGFISGMMNPFNVGVAQEIAEIPIYSGMWLRAIVWVVLLIVSSLYIIRYASKVKKDPSKSIVFEMEQSEKISDDQLLETSHFQVRHYFVLMTIIVGLGVLVWGVGNKGWYINDIAALFLAIGVIAGICAGLNPSRIAEEFIRGAKAFTLGALIVGVARAIPVALEEGLIIDSVINGLANLVILLPDSIQVLGLFFTQTIINFFINSGSGQAAATMPIIAPLGDLIGITRQTGVLTFQLGDGFTNLIYPTGSTLMAYLAASGVPYEKWVKFIWPLILIFIAIGGIFVVVANVIQY